In the Elstera cyanobacteriorum genome, one interval contains:
- a CDS encoding SDR family NAD(P)-dependent oxidoreductase codes for MTTAPKTVLVTGATAGFGTAIARRFIDEGHRVIATGRREDRLAALQAELGADRLLTLTVDARDRKAVEAAFTALPAPFAEVDVLVNNAGLALGLGPAPDADLDDWEVMVDTNVKGLLYATRLLLPGMVARNRGHIVMLGSTAAEWPYPGGHVYGATKAFVHQFALNLRADLVGSNVRVTDIQPGLCGGTEFSNIRFKGDDAKAAAMYAGTQPLTAEDIAEAVYWVTNLPKHVNINTVQMMPTCQANGPLAVKREG; via the coding sequence ATGACGACCGCCCCGAAAACTGTTCTCGTTACCGGCGCGACCGCTGGTTTCGGCACTGCCATTGCCCGCCGTTTCATCGACGAAGGGCACCGCGTGATTGCCACCGGCCGCCGGGAGGATCGGTTGGCCGCGTTGCAAGCGGAACTCGGGGCAGACAGGCTCTTGACGCTGACGGTGGATGCCCGCGACCGCAAAGCGGTGGAGGCGGCCTTCACCGCCCTCCCCGCCCCCTTTGCCGAGGTTGATGTGCTGGTCAATAACGCCGGTCTGGCCCTTGGCCTCGGCCCGGCTCCCGACGCCGATCTCGACGATTGGGAGGTGATGGTTGATACCAATGTGAAGGGCCTGCTCTACGCTACCCGCCTACTGCTGCCCGGCATGGTGGCACGCAATCGGGGGCATATCGTCATGCTCGGTTCGACCGCTGCCGAATGGCCCTATCCCGGTGGGCATGTCTATGGCGCAACAAAGGCCTTCGTGCATCAGTTCGCGCTGAACCTGCGCGCCGATCTCGTGGGCAGCAATGTCCGCGTGACGGATATTCAGCCGGGTCTCTGCGGCGGGACAGAGTTTTCCAACATCCGCTTTAAGGGCGACGACGCCAAGGCCGCCGCCATGTATGCGGGCACCCAGCCGCTAACCGCCGAGGATATTGCCGAAGCGGTCTATTGGGTTACCAACCTGCCCAAGCATGTGAACATCAATACGGTTCAGATGATGCCGACCTGCCAAGCCAATGGCCCGCTGGCAGTAAAGCGCGAGGGTTAG
- a CDS encoding lysozyme inhibitor LprI family protein yields MSALAQAAPSFDCAKATTEVEKTVCASPDLAQADQALADAYKAVLARAPEEAKALLRADQRAWIAHVGKTCQARWAPPSGFSGYAKDCIESAYRGQTEFYTGSALTLLPGSGGVLLGRQVYRSAPVAAADIVEHAPKIRVESYRYPQFLAPALKPLAADKLPEPDAESFETTSDFKATVTGDRLLSLERITYTYQGGAHGTYGSTFETIDLTAARPLTMADIFRPNTPWRAVLARETDTLLRAAAKAEEWPYEPLTVAEQTKAVADPARWALTKSFGVYFGIYEVGPYAAGAHVVPVPYSAVAEFLTPEFKKLIDGVK; encoded by the coding sequence ATGAGTGCGCTTGCCCAAGCCGCCCCCAGCTTCGACTGCGCCAAGGCAACCACCGAAGTCGAGAAGACGGTGTGCGCCTCCCCCGATCTGGCGCAGGCTGATCAGGCGCTGGCGGACGCTTATAAAGCCGTCCTCGCCCGGGCGCCGGAGGAGGCGAAAGCCTTGCTGCGGGCCGATCAACGCGCGTGGATCGCCCATGTCGGCAAAACCTGCCAAGCGCGTTGGGCGCCGCCATCGGGCTTTTCGGGCTATGCCAAGGATTGTATCGAGAGCGCCTATCGGGGGCAGACAGAGTTTTATACCGGCAGTGCGCTCACGCTATTGCCCGGCTCCGGCGGTGTTTTGCTGGGGCGCCAAGTCTATCGCAGCGCGCCGGTTGCGGCGGCGGATATTGTCGAGCATGCGCCGAAAATCCGGGTGGAAAGCTACCGCTACCCGCAGTTTCTCGCCCCGGCGCTGAAGCCCCTCGCCGCGGATAAGCTGCCGGAGCCAGACGCCGAGAGTTTCGAGACGACCAGCGATTTTAAGGCCACGGTAACCGGCGACCGCCTGCTGTCGCTGGAGCGGATTACCTATACTTATCAGGGCGGTGCGCACGGCACCTACGGTTCTACCTTTGAAACCATCGATCTTACGGCGGCGCGCCCGCTAACGATGGCCGACATTTTCCGCCCGAATACCCCGTGGCGGGCCGTGCTAGCGCGGGAGACCGATACGCTGCTGCGCGCGGCGGCCAAGGCCGAGGAATGGCCCTATGAGCCGCTAACCGTCGCAGAGCAGACGAAAGCCGTTGCCGACCCTGCGCGCTGGGCCCTGACCAAGAGCTTCGGCGTCTATTTCGGGATCTATGAAGTCGGCCCCTATGCGGCGGGCGCCCATGTAGTACCGGTTCCTTATTCGGCTGTGGCGGAGTTTCTGACACCCGAGTTCAAAAAGCTGATCGACGGGGTGAAATAG
- a CDS encoding lysozyme inhibitor LprI family protein gives MIRFLFMIGFTAFAVQAWAADGPSFDCAKASSLLEKTICARPALAAADRELNTAYSAALHKLPPSGQKILRDSQRDWLKAVQIMCLNRVYPQAGTEGYNFECLIQKYSEQAEYFYQKAIIALPDGKILLRRQKMTARDSDEYNRDPDSQICLGPNLCLGVMTLYAPTFLSSRLAAALPKDDVRDQGLDTPGESGSDFEIVVATPTFISIREQFGRSSPFSSPSSHGEFTYTIDLRRERRLTLDTLFKPEASWRDYVVNTAVEAMPLEDTESCGGRPNWSPRQWYRVLLSEYGWHLTETELVFSYETQPQWPSPCSISLPLSSLKKFMRPDAIELIDWRKNQ, from the coding sequence ATGATCCGCTTTCTCTTCATGATTGGTTTCACAGCCTTTGCCGTACAGGCTTGGGCGGCTGATGGCCCCAGCTTCGATTGTGCAAAGGCCAGCAGCTTGCTTGAAAAGACGATCTGCGCGAGGCCAGCGCTTGCGGCTGCAGATCGAGAGCTAAACACGGCGTACAGCGCGGCTCTGCATAAACTTCCGCCGAGCGGCCAGAAGATTTTACGCGATAGTCAGCGGGATTGGTTGAAAGCCGTTCAGATCATGTGCTTGAACCGCGTTTATCCGCAGGCTGGCACCGAAGGTTATAATTTTGAATGTCTGATACAGAAATATTCTGAGCAGGCCGAGTATTTTTACCAAAAAGCGATTATCGCGCTCCCCGACGGGAAAATTTTACTCCGTCGTCAAAAAATGACGGCGCGGGACAGCGATGAGTATAATCGAGATCCAGATAGCCAAATCTGCTTGGGACCAAATCTCTGTCTGGGCGTAATGACCCTTTACGCACCAACTTTTCTATCCTCCCGTTTGGCGGCAGCACTTCCGAAGGATGATGTGCGCGATCAGGGCTTAGACACTCCCGGTGAGTCAGGGAGCGATTTTGAAATTGTCGTAGCCACGCCAACATTCATATCAATACGAGAGCAGTTTGGCAGAAGCTCTCCCTTTAGCTCCCCCAGCAGCCATGGGGAATTCACATATACGATCGACTTGCGGCGGGAGAGAAGGCTGACTCTCGATACTCTGTTCAAGCCGGAGGCTTCCTGGCGCGACTATGTCGTCAATACTGCTGTCGAGGCTATGCCGTTGGAGGACACGGAAAGTTGCGGGGGACGCCCCAATTGGTCACCTCGGCAATGGTATCGCGTGCTTCTCTCTGAATATGGTTGGCACCTGACGGAAACAGAGTTGGTTTTCTCTTACGAAACGCAACCGCAATGGCCTTCTCCCTGCTCGATCTCCTTACCCCTATCGTCACTCAAAAAATTTATGCGGCCGGACGCGATTGAATTGATTGATTGGAGAAAGAACCAATGA
- a CDS encoding inositol monophosphatase family protein, whose product MTLAVDLRAPVGTLLAEMALRELLPRFRNLAAGDIREKAPNDLVTAADLAMEAALTPALEALLPGSTTVGEEAVAADPAVRDRLASDAWVWVIDPLDGTANFARGNENFGAIVALVHRGETVGGWIFDPLADLMASAVKGHGTQINGAPVAIAAPPLAVTDQHAALSVRFFPPDHRQRLTGRATEFASNAPRYSAAKDYVRLLRGEAHLALFYRTLPWDHAAGVLLVEEAGGYAASPLTGKAYGPASADPGLLIAAREAQWQAARAMLFEE is encoded by the coding sequence ATGACCCTGGCCGTCGACCTGCGCGCCCCCGTTGGGACTTTGTTGGCCGAGATGGCGCTGCGGGAACTCTTGCCGCGCTTCCGTAATCTCGCAGCAGGGGATATTCGCGAGAAAGCCCCGAACGATCTCGTAACCGCCGCCGATCTGGCGATGGAAGCCGCGCTCACCCCGGCGCTGGAAGCCTTGCTCCCCGGTTCCACCACCGTGGGGGAAGAGGCGGTCGCCGCCGACCCCGCCGTGCGTGACCGGCTGGCGAGCGACGCGTGGGTCTGGGTGATCGATCCGCTCGACGGCACCGCCAATTTCGCGCGCGGGAACGAGAATTTCGGCGCCATCGTCGCCCTGGTGCATCGGGGTGAAACGGTTGGGGGTTGGATTTTTGATCCGCTGGCCGATCTGATGGCATCGGCGGTCAAAGGGCATGGGACGCAGATCAACGGCGCCCCCGTTGCCATTGCCGCGCCGCCGCTTGCTGTTACCGACCAGCACGCTGCCCTGTCGGTGCGCTTCTTCCCGCCCGACCATCGTCAGCGCCTGACCGGTCGTGCGACCGAGTTCGCCTCCAACGCCCCGCGCTACTCGGCAGCCAAGGATTATGTGCGGCTGTTGCGCGGCGAGGCCCATCTCGCGCTCTTCTACCGCACCCTTCCGTGGGACCATGCCGCCGGGGTGCTACTGGTCGAAGAAGCCGGGGGCTATGCCGCCAGCCCGCTGACCGGCAAAGCCTACGGTCCAGCGAGCGCCGATCCGGGCCTACTGATCGCCGCGCGGGAAGCGCAGTGGCAGGCGGCGCGGGCTATGCTGTTCGAAGAATAA
- the hflX gene encoding GTPase HflX, protein MVHPDLGKTEGPDSRSIDGRVQEAVGLAEAIGLDVQQAEAVRLKAVRPATLFGTGVLERLGAAINAVKAGVVIVDGHLSPVQQRNLEREWQVKVIDRTGLILEIFGARARTHEGRLQVELAALTYQRSRLVRSWTHLERQRGGFGFLGGPGESQLEIDRRLIGDRIAKLKRELEEVKRTRELHRGARKKVPHPVIALVGYTNAGKSTLFNRLTKAEVLAEDMLFATLDPTMRGLSLPSGRRVILSDTVGFISALPTQLVAAFRATLEEVLEADIILHVRDASHADTQAQKADVEAVLRSLGLDAKVDAGLPEVLNKIDQLDAEGLADQTRRVTGTALPVSALTGQGIEALLTYLDEALRNRQQVIAVTIGPADGRHLAWLYAHGEVLTREDDEEGQAHLTVGLDPAELARYQRQFPDAEIEQ, encoded by the coding sequence GTGGTGCATCCCGATCTCGGGAAAACCGAAGGGCCGGATAGCCGGTCGATTGACGGGCGCGTGCAGGAAGCGGTTGGCCTTGCCGAAGCCATCGGCCTTGACGTTCAGCAGGCCGAGGCGGTTCGCCTAAAGGCCGTGCGCCCGGCAACGCTGTTTGGTACCGGTGTGTTGGAACGGTTGGGCGCGGCGATCAACGCCGTCAAGGCCGGGGTCGTTATTGTCGATGGCCATCTCTCGCCGGTTCAGCAACGCAATCTGGAACGCGAATGGCAGGTGAAGGTCATCGACCGCACCGGCCTGATCCTTGAAATCTTTGGTGCCCGCGCCCGCACCCATGAAGGGCGCTTGCAGGTCGAACTCGCGGCCTTGACTTATCAGCGTTCGCGCCTCGTGCGGTCCTGGACCCATCTAGAGCGGCAGCGCGGCGGCTTCGGCTTCCTCGGCGGGCCGGGGGAAAGCCAGCTCGAAATCGACCGCCGTTTGATCGGCGACCGCATCGCCAAGCTGAAGCGCGAGCTTGAGGAAGTGAAGCGGACGCGCGAGCTGCATCGCGGGGCGCGCAAGAAGGTTCCGCATCCGGTCATCGCCCTGGTCGGCTATACCAATGCGGGGAAATCGACCCTGTTCAACCGGCTGACCAAGGCCGAGGTGCTGGCCGAAGATATGCTCTTCGCCACGCTCGATCCCACGATGCGCGGCCTGTCGCTGCCGTCCGGGCGGCGGGTGATCTTGTCGGATACGGTCGGTTTCATCTCTGCCCTACCGACCCAGCTTGTCGCGGCCTTTCGGGCGACGCTGGAAGAGGTGCTGGAAGCCGATATTATCCTGCACGTCCGCGATGCCTCGCACGCCGACACCCAGGCCCAGAAAGCCGATGTCGAGGCGGTGCTGCGGTCGCTCGGTCTGGATGCCAAGGTCGATGCCGGGCTGCCGGAAGTGCTGAATAAGATCGATCAGCTCGACGCGGAAGGCTTGGCCGATCAGACCCGGCGGGTCACCGGCACGGCGCTGCCGGTTTCGGCCCTGACCGGGCAGGGGATCGAGGCGCTGCTGACCTATCTCGACGAGGCGTTGCGCAACCGTCAGCAGGTGATCGCCGTCACCATCGGCCCGGCGGATGGGCGGCATCTTGCCTGGCTTTATGCCCACGGCGAGGTGCTGACGCGCGAGGATGACGAGGAAGGGCAGGCGCATCTGACCGTCGGTCTCGATCCCGCCGAACTTGCGCGCTATCAGCGGCAGTTCCCCGACGCGGAGATCGAGCAATGA
- the hfq gene encoding RNA chaperone Hfq: MSTEKSQNVQDVFLNTIRKQKIPVTVFLVNGVKLQGIVTWFDNFSVLLRRDAHSQLVYKHAISTIMPAAPVQLFDGAKDAGEL, from the coding sequence ATGAGCACCGAAAAATCCCAAAACGTCCAGGATGTTTTCCTGAACACTATTCGCAAACAAAAAATTCCGGTGACCGTGTTCCTAGTGAACGGCGTGAAGCTACAGGGCATCGTGACTTGGTTCGATAATTTCTCGGTGTTGTTGCGGCGCGATGCGCATTCGCAGCTTGTCTACAAGCATGCGATTTCGACGATCATGCCCGCCGCGCCGGTTCAGTTGTTCGACGGAGCGAAAGACGCGGGTGAACTCTAA
- a CDS encoding sigma-54-dependent transcriptional regulator — MAHEILVVDDEADIRNLLADILKDEGYSVRTAGSSDQALEAVRTRQPHLMLLDIWLQGSALDGLQILEKVQADHPGMPVVMMSGHGTIETAVGAIKQGAYDFVEKPFKSDHLLHVIDRAIEAAKLRREVADLKSRTSVEFDLTGTSQGITAVRQAIEKVAPTNSRVLITGAPGTGKEVVARALHAQSRRASGPFVGVNCAIMHPDRIELELFGSDEGEGGRRVGLFEQAHGGTLLLDEVADMPLATQGKIVRALQEQTFERVGGRSRVEVDVRVIASSNRDLATEMAEGRFREDLYYRLNVVPIRIPSLRERADDIPDLVRYFVRRATEINGLPPREIGEDALASLQAYDWPGNIRELRNTVERLLIMAPGDPRAPIRADMLPPEISAKAPAVLAWDKGGEIMSLPLREAREVFERDYLLAQVNRFGGNISRTASFVGMERSALHRKLKSLGVNGTDRKI; from the coding sequence ATGGCGCATGAAATTCTAGTTGTCGACGACGAGGCGGATATCCGCAATCTGCTCGCCGACATCCTGAAAGACGAAGGCTACAGCGTGCGAACCGCCGGATCGAGCGATCAGGCGTTGGAGGCGGTGCGCACCCGTCAGCCGCACCTGATGCTGCTGGATATCTGGTTGCAGGGGAGCGCGCTCGACGGGCTGCAAATTCTGGAGAAGGTGCAAGCCGATCATCCGGGGATGCCTGTGGTGATGATGAGCGGCCACGGTACGATTGAAACGGCGGTCGGCGCGATCAAGCAGGGGGCGTATGATTTCGTCGAAAAGCCCTTTAAGTCCGATCACCTGCTGCATGTTATCGACCGGGCGATTGAGGCGGCGAAGCTGCGGCGCGAAGTCGCGGACCTCAAGTCGCGCACCAGCGTCGAATTCGATCTGACCGGCACCTCCCAGGGGATCACGGCGGTCCGTCAGGCCATCGAAAAAGTGGCACCAACCAATAGCCGCGTGCTGATTACCGGGGCGCCGGGGACGGGGAAAGAAGTGGTGGCGCGGGCGCTGCACGCGCAGTCGCGCCGGGCGTCCGGCCCCTTCGTCGGCGTCAATTGCGCCATCATGCACCCCGACCGGATCGAGCTTGAGCTTTTCGGGTCGGACGAGGGCGAGGGCGGTCGGCGCGTTGGCCTGTTCGAGCAGGCCCACGGCGGCACTTTGCTACTCGACGAGGTGGCGGATATGCCCTTGGCCACCCAGGGCAAAATCGTTCGCGCTTTGCAGGAGCAGACGTTCGAGCGCGTTGGCGGTCGGTCGCGGGTAGAGGTTGATGTGCGCGTCATTGCCTCCAGCAACCGCGATCTTGCGACCGAAATGGCGGAAGGGCGGTTCCGCGAGGATCTCTATTACCGCCTCAACGTCGTGCCGATCCGGATTCCCAGCCTGCGGGAGCGGGCCGACGATATCCCCGATCTCGTGCGCTATTTCGTTCGCCGGGCGACGGAAATCAACGGCCTCCCGCCGCGCGAGATCGGCGAGGATGCGCTGGCTTCGCTGCAAGCCTACGATTGGCCGGGCAATATCCGCGAGTTGCGCAATACCGTCGAACGGCTTCTGATCATGGCCCCCGGCGATCCGCGCGCGCCGATCCGCGCCGATATGCTGCCACCGGAAATCAGTGCAAAAGCCCCGGCGGTGCTAGCCTGGGACAAGGGTGGCGAGATTATGTCGCTGCCGCTGCGCGAGGCGCGAGAAGTATTCGAGCGGGATTATCTGCTGGCGCAGGTCAACCGCTTTGGCGGTAACATCAGCCGCACGGCGTCCTTCGTCGGGATGGAACGGTCGGCCCTGCACCGGAAGCTGAAATCGCTCGGGGTCAACGGCACCGACCGCAAAATCTAA
- a CDS encoding sensor histidine kinase NtrY-like — protein sequence MTESERGARATEGAKPDISMTQPAAARKLGAWLERRADARGLGRRLILTLMVLLTLSGIATYAAMTGAGPFVSVDRGWVTWLLIVDLVLLLALAVVVVSRLVELWTERRRGLAGSRLHIRLVLLFGAVTIPPTILVAVFSVVFLNLSVNGWFSERVRSALDGSKAIAAAYLQEHNLAIKGDILSMAVDLDRESPRLFADPVWFRDLVGTQAALRNLSEAVVFGRDGQVLARAGLTFRLEFEPVPAWALEQAQRGEVAIMTNSDDDRVRALIRLESIGGYLYVGRAVDPRVISYVQETANAVDAYENLEKERSQLQTTFGLVYLVLALVLLVLSSALGLVVATNLVRPISVIIAAAERIRAGDFSARVPDLPGDDELGSLARAFNRMSREVDHQRHALLATNSQLDERRRFIEAVLGGVSAGVLGLDPDGGLTMGNRSAGSLLGLDLTPLVGKPLAAIVPEMQPLFEAARERPDRRADGQVKLNRDGRTQTLLVRVTAELLEQGETQGYVVTFDDITELLVAQRTAAWADVARRIAHEIKNPLTPIQLSAERLKRKYLKEISSDPETFTLCTDTIVRQVGDIGRMVDEFSAFARMPQPVMKPEDLPQILREVMLLQRSARPDITFDLSLPEVAETVRCDGRQIRQALINLVQNAIDAIDGREGEGLPTGQVRVALGQDGRGTRLTVTDNGRGLPVDQRDRLTEPYVTTRAKGTGLGLAIVAKIMEDHAGEIRLTDAPLAPGEPERPGARGAEVALILPRKGETLGTARDETRDGTAEGTYGA from the coding sequence GTGACCGAATCCGAGCGGGGCGCGCGCGCCACCGAGGGTGCAAAGCCTGACATTTCGATGACGCAACCCGCCGCCGCCCGAAAACTCGGCGCGTGGCTGGAACGTCGCGCCGATGCCCGGGGCCTCGGGCGGCGGCTAATCCTGACCCTTATGGTGTTGCTGACCCTGTCGGGTATCGCCACCTATGCGGCGATGACCGGGGCAGGGCCGTTTGTGTCGGTGGATCGGGGCTGGGTCACCTGGTTGCTGATTGTCGATCTTGTGCTGCTGCTGGCCTTGGCGGTCGTTGTCGTGTCGCGTCTTGTTGAACTCTGGACAGAGCGGCGGCGGGGTCTTGCCGGGTCGCGGCTGCATATTCGCCTTGTGTTGCTGTTCGGCGCTGTGACCATTCCGCCGACCATTCTGGTGGCCGTTTTCTCCGTTGTCTTTCTCAACCTATCGGTCAACGGCTGGTTTTCAGAACGGGTGCGCAGCGCGCTGGATGGCTCGAAAGCCATCGCGGCGGCCTATCTTCAAGAACATAATCTGGCGATCAAAGGCGATATTCTGTCGATGGCCGTTGATCTTGACCGGGAGTCGCCCCGGCTCTTTGCCGATCCGGTCTGGTTCCGTGATCTTGTAGGAACGCAGGCCGCCTTACGCAACCTGTCGGAAGCGGTGGTCTTCGGGCGCGACGGGCAGGTATTGGCCCGGGCAGGCCTGACCTTTCGGCTAGAATTCGAGCCAGTTCCAGCCTGGGCGCTGGAGCAAGCCCAGCGCGGCGAAGTCGCGATCATGACCAATTCCGATGATGATCGGGTTCGTGCGCTCATCCGCTTGGAAAGCATTGGCGGCTATCTCTATGTCGGGCGGGCGGTCGATCCGCGCGTTATTTCCTACGTGCAAGAAACGGCCAATGCCGTTGACGCTTATGAGAATTTAGAGAAAGAACGCTCGCAGCTTCAAACGACCTTTGGCCTCGTCTATCTGGTATTGGCGCTGGTCTTGCTGGTGCTCTCCTCTGCGCTGGGACTGGTCGTCGCCACCAATCTCGTTCGGCCAATTTCCGTCATTATTGCAGCGGCGGAACGTATCCGCGCCGGGGATTTCTCCGCCCGTGTTCCCGATCTACCGGGGGATGACGAGCTTGGCTCCCTCGCCCGTGCCTTCAATCGCATGAGCCGCGAGGTTGATCATCAGCGCCACGCCCTTCTCGCCACCAATAGCCAATTGGACGAGCGCCGCCGCTTTATCGAAGCGGTGCTGGGCGGCGTATCGGCGGGGGTCTTGGGCCTCGACCCGGACGGGGGGCTAACGATGGGCAACCGCTCGGCGGGCAGCCTGCTCGGCCTTGATCTGACACCGCTGGTGGGGAAGCCCCTGGCCGCCATCGTCCCGGAAATGCAGCCCTTGTTCGAAGCGGCCCGCGAACGGCCCGACCGGCGGGCTGATGGTCAGGTCAAGCTGAACCGCGATGGACGCACGCAAACCCTTTTGGTTCGGGTGACTGCTGAACTGTTGGAGCAGGGCGAAACGCAGGGCTATGTCGTTACCTTCGATGATATTACTGAACTGCTAGTGGCGCAGCGCACGGCGGCTTGGGCCGATGTGGCGCGGCGCATCGCCCACGAGATTAAGAATCCGCTGACGCCGATCCAGCTTTCTGCGGAACGCTTGAAACGTAAATATCTCAAAGAGATATCGAGCGACCCTGAGACGTTTACTCTCTGCACCGATACCATTGTCCGCCAAGTGGGCGACATTGGGCGGATGGTCGATGAGTTCTCCGCCTTCGCGCGCATGCCGCAGCCCGTGATGAAGCCGGAAGACTTGCCGCAGATTTTGCGGGAAGTGATGCTGCTGCAACGCTCGGCCCGGCCTGATATCACCTTCGATCTCAGCTTGCCTGAAGTGGCGGAGACCGTGCGCTGCGATGGGCGGCAGATTCGTCAGGCGCTGATCAATCTCGTTCAGAATGCCATCGATGCCATCGATGGACGCGAAGGTGAGGGGCTGCCGACCGGGCAGGTGCGTGTGGCCTTGGGGCAGGATGGGCGCGGCACGCGCCTGACCGTCACCGATAATGGGCGCGGCTTGCCGGTTGACCAGCGCGATCGTTTGACCGAACCCTATGTGACGACGCGGGCGAAAGGAACCGGCTTGGGGCTTGCCATTGTTGCCAAGATTATGGAAGACCATGCGGGGGAGATTCGTTTGACGGATGCACCGCTCGCGCCCGGTGAACCTGAGCGACCGGGCGCGCGGGGGGCAGAGGTTGCCCTTATCTTGCCACGAAAAGGCGAAACTCTCGGGACCGCCCGCGACGAAACGCGCGACGGGACAGCGGAAGGAACCTATGGCGCATGA
- the ntrC gene encoding nitrogen regulation protein NR(I) produces the protein MTGSTILVADDDRAIRTVLTQALTRLGHEVRTTATASTLWSWVEAGEGDLVITDVIMPDANGLDLVPRIRRARPNLRVIVMSAQNTLMTAVKATEVGAFDYLPKPFDLNEFMRVVQRALTVQGESYPTAPDVAEGEEQLPLIGRSPAMQEIYRVLARLMGTDLTVMITGESGTGKELVARALHDYGKRRGGPFVAVNMAAIPRELIESDLFGHEKGAFTGAHSRSVGRFEQAQGGTLFLDEIGDMPLEAQTRLLRVLQEGEYTTVGGRTAIKADVRIVAATHRDLRQLIRLGQFREDLFYRLNVVPIRLPPLRERSEDVPALARHFLKIAANEGLPQKSLSQGALDRLRAHRWPGNVRELENMMRRFAALYSQEVIGADVIEQELADSAPDPTPDRPPESENLSGAVERHLKDYFAAHKDQLPAAGLYDRVLREVERPLLLLTLAATRGNQIKAAELLGLNRNTLRKKIRELDIQVMRGIR, from the coding sequence ATGACAGGCAGCACCATTCTGGTCGCAGACGATGATCGCGCTATCCGCACGGTACTGACCCAGGCCTTAACCCGGCTGGGGCATGAAGTCCGCACGACGGCGACGGCCTCGACGCTGTGGTCGTGGGTGGAAGCGGGCGAGGGCGATCTGGTGATCACCGATGTGATCATGCCGGATGCGAACGGGCTTGATCTGGTGCCGCGCATTCGGCGCGCCCGCCCGAACCTCCGGGTGATCGTCATGAGCGCCCAGAACACGCTAATGACGGCGGTAAAGGCGACGGAGGTCGGGGCCTTCGACTATTTGCCGAAACCCTTTGATCTCAACGAGTTCATGCGCGTCGTGCAGCGGGCGCTGACCGTTCAGGGCGAAAGCTACCCGACGGCGCCCGATGTGGCGGAAGGGGAAGAGCAACTGCCGCTGATTGGCCGTTCCCCCGCGATGCAGGAAATTTACCGGGTTCTCGCCCGCCTGATGGGCACCGATCTAACGGTGATGATCACGGGGGAAAGCGGGACGGGGAAAGAGCTGGTCGCCCGAGCCCTGCACGATTACGGCAAACGCCGGGGCGGGCCGTTCGTTGCCGTCAATATGGCAGCGATCCCGCGCGAGCTGATCGAATCCGACCTGTTCGGGCACGAAAAAGGGGCTTTTACCGGCGCCCACAGCCGGTCGGTCGGTCGGTTCGAACAGGCCCAAGGCGGCACGCTGTTCCTCGATGAAATCGGCGATATGCCGCTTGAAGCGCAAACCCGCCTGCTGCGCGTCTTGCAGGAAGGCGAATATACCACGGTCGGCGGTCGCACGGCGATCAAGGCCGATGTGCGCATCGTCGCCGCGACCCACCGCGATTTGCGCCAGCTCATCCGGCTTGGCCAGTTCCGCGAGGATCTCTTCTACCGGCTGAATGTCGTGCCGATCCGCCTGCCGCCGCTCCGCGAGCGCAGCGAGGACGTCCCGGCCCTTGCTCGCCATTTCCTGAAGATCGCTGCCAACGAAGGGCTGCCGCAGAAATCCTTGAGCCAAGGGGCGCTTGACCGGCTGCGCGCGCACCGCTGGCCGGGGAATGTTCGCGAGCTTGAGAATATGATGCGGCGCTTTGCGGCGCTCTATAGTCAGGAAGTGATCGGCGCCGACGTCATCGAGCAGGAACTGGCCGATAGCGCCCCGGACCCGACGCCGGACCGCCCGCCCGAAAGCGAAAATCTCAGCGGCGCCGTCGAACGGCACCTTAAGGATTATTTCGCCGCCCATAAGGATCAGCTTCCGGCGGCAGGGCTCTATGATCGGGTTTTGCGCGAAGTCGAACGCCCGCTGTTGCTGCTGACCCTAGCGGCGACGCGCGGTAATCAGATTAAAGCGGCGGAGCTTCTGGGCCTCAACCGCAATACGTTGCGCAAGAAAATCCGCGAGTTGGACATTCAGGTGATGCGCGGGATAAGATAG